A genomic window from Flavobacterium phycosphaerae includes:
- a CDS encoding DUF1508 domain-containing protein: protein MGTFVISRKNNDEYKFEFVSRKGKTILVSSGYELRFECEEDIEVLRLSLGGCNYLRFKTSKGKCFFKMMLGERIIATSRRYSTELMMRKGIEEIIKYASKAEVLDFSAGDSIFSDI, encoded by the coding sequence ATGGGGACTTTCGTTATAAGCCGAAAAAATAATGATGAATATAAATTTGAATTCGTTTCTCGCAAGGGAAAAACGATTCTGGTTAGTTCCGGTTATGAGTTGCGGTTTGAGTGCGAAGAAGATATTGAGGTGTTGAGACTTTCTTTAGGGGGTTGTAATTATCTTAGGTTTAAAACAAGCAAAGGGAAGTGCTTTTTTAAAATGATGCTGGGGGAAAGGATAATTGCAACCAGTAGAAGATATTCAACCGAATTGATGATGCGTAAGGGAATTGAGGAAATAATCAAATACGCATCAAAGGCTGAAGTCTTGGATTTCTCAGCAGGAGATTCAATTTTTTCAGATATATAA
- a CDS encoding S46 family peptidase, producing the protein MKFLKLLVLFVFVQVNAQQGGMWIPSLLKGMNESEMKTLGMKITAEQIYSVNKSSLKDAVPQFDGGCTAEVISDKGLILTNHHCGFDAIQNHSSVDHDYLTNGFWAYKTEDELPNKGMVVTFIARIEDVTTKVLDGVAAITNEADKQKKIQENISNLNKSLPKEAWQENSIRTFYDGNQYILFVTETYKDIRLVGAPPSSIGKFGSDTDNWVWPRHTGDFSMFRIYADKNNRPAEYSVDNVPYKPKYFFPISIKGVKENDFTMVMGYPGRTQEYLPSYAVDQIVNTLNPAKIEIRDAALKVQDGFMRKDNAIKIQYASKYASVANYWKKWIGETKGLKKSNAIGIKQAFEKDFLEKVVKAGKQAEYGSLLSDFEKNYGEIKDYALARDLFTEIALRNTEILTLGYKLYQLEQIYNNKGEQAFNDRRNALITGLGDFYKDFNPNVDQKVFEQLIGIYAKKYPKQFLPTAFENVNTETLAADVFTKSQLVTYEKIKVLLTGDSKTVLENINKDNGFQVIKAMADGYLKNVAPKYDELNLKNFATQRTYMKAILELSPKSARIFPDANSTLRVTYGKVKGYKPNDGVIYEPFTYLDGVIEKYIPGDYEFDVPKKLIDLYNTKNYGAYGSKGKMPVAFIATNHTTGGNSGSPTLDANGNLIGLNFDRVWEGTMSDIYYSPDICRNIMADIRYVLFIVDKFAGAENLIKEMKIIAPEKKK; encoded by the coding sequence ATGAAATTTTTAAAACTATTAGTCTTATTCGTTTTTGTTCAAGTCAATGCCCAACAAGGCGGCATGTGGATTCCTTCACTTTTAAAAGGAATGAACGAAAGCGAGATGAAAACCTTGGGGATGAAAATCACCGCCGAACAGATTTATTCCGTTAACAAATCCAGTTTAAAAGATGCCGTTCCTCAATTTGACGGGGGCTGTACGGCTGAAGTGATTTCAGACAAAGGGTTGATTTTAACCAATCACCACTGTGGATTTGATGCCATTCAAAATCATTCTTCTGTTGATCATGATTATTTGACCAATGGCTTTTGGGCTTATAAAACGGAGGACGAATTGCCTAATAAAGGAATGGTCGTAACCTTCATCGCCAGAATTGAAGACGTTACCACCAAAGTTTTAGACGGAGTTGCTGCTATCACCAATGAAGCTGATAAACAAAAGAAGATTCAAGAGAACATCAGTAACCTGAACAAATCTTTACCCAAAGAAGCTTGGCAAGAAAACAGCATCCGAACCTTTTATGACGGAAACCAATACATTCTTTTTGTAACTGAAACGTATAAAGACATTCGTTTGGTAGGAGCACCACCAAGTTCTATTGGAAAATTTGGTTCCGATACCGACAACTGGGTTTGGCCTCGTCACACCGGAGATTTTTCTATGTTCCGAATTTATGCGGATAAAAACAATCGTCCTGCCGAATATTCAGTTGACAATGTTCCGTACAAACCCAAGTACTTCTTTCCAATCTCCATCAAAGGCGTAAAAGAAAATGACTTTACGATGGTCATGGGCTATCCGGGAAGAACGCAGGAGTACTTACCTTCTTATGCAGTTGACCAAATTGTAAATACTTTAAATCCGGCAAAAATTGAAATTCGTGACGCCGCTTTAAAGGTTCAAGATGGTTTTATGCGTAAAGACAATGCTATTAAAATTCAGTATGCTTCCAAATACGCCAGCGTGGCCAATTATTGGAAAAAATGGATTGGAGAAACCAAAGGATTGAAGAAATCAAATGCTATCGGTATTAAACAAGCATTCGAGAAGGATTTTCTTGAAAAAGTGGTTAAAGCCGGCAAGCAAGCGGAATACGGTAGCTTACTAAGTGATTTCGAAAAAAATTACGGGGAAATAAAAGATTATGCTTTGGCTAGAGATTTATTTACAGAAATTGCCTTGCGTAACACCGAAATACTGACCTTGGGCTACAAATTGTACCAATTAGAGCAAATATACAACAACAAAGGAGAACAAGCTTTTAATGACCGAAGAAATGCATTGATTACCGGTTTGGGTGATTTTTATAAAGATTTCAATCCGAATGTCGATCAGAAAGTCTTTGAACAATTAATTGGCATTTATGCTAAAAAGTACCCTAAACAATTTCTTCCTACTGCTTTTGAAAATGTTAATACCGAAACTTTAGCTGCTGATGTTTTTACTAAATCACAATTGGTTACTTATGAAAAAATAAAAGTATTGTTGACCGGTGATTCTAAAACAGTATTAGAAAACATTAATAAAGACAATGGTTTTCAAGTTATCAAGGCCATGGCGGATGGTTATCTGAAAAATGTAGCCCCAAAATACGATGAGCTTAATTTAAAAAACTTTGCTACACAACGCACCTACATGAAAGCCATATTAGAATTGAGTCCGAAATCAGCACGTATTTTCCCTGACGCCAACAGTACTTTACGGGTAACCTATGGAAAAGTAAAAGGCTACAAACCTAATGATGGAGTAATATACGAGCCGTTTACTTACCTTGATGGTGTAATAGAAAAATACATACCGGGTGATTATGAGTTTGATGTTCCTAAAAAACTAATCGACTTATATAACACTAAAAACTATGGTGCTTATGGCTCAAAAGGTAAAATGCCGGTAGCTTTTATTGCAACCAATCACACTACAGGAGGAAACTCGGGAAGTCCGACTTTAGATGCCAATGGGAATTTAATTGGATTAAATTTTGATAGGGTTTGGGAAGGAACCATGAGTGATATCTATTATTCTCCTGATATTTGCAGAAACATAATGGCAGACATTCGTTATGTCCTATTTATTGTAGATAAATTTGCCGGTGCTGAAAACCTAATCAAAGAGATGAAAATAATAGCTCCGGAGAAGAAGAAATAA